The following proteins are co-located in the Acropora palmata chromosome 11, jaAcrPala1.3, whole genome shotgun sequence genome:
- the LOC141858875 gene encoding uncharacterized protein LOC141858875, translating to MLTIVSECSNCGESYTWKSQPDLMGRFPAGNLLLSFATLCAGASIRKVLLVFRHMGMLVYHEPAYYYHQRHLLVPSIVAFWKKYQNQLLQKLRNKEVVLAGDGRHDSMGHSAKYGTYSIFCCTIGLIIHIVLVQANQAGSSSGMEFLAFQKAFIFLLGTEMIIKSFISDRHTSIAKWMREDCVAKCNDLGKPVVQHFFDIWHIAKKIQKVLTKLSKEKGCEIIGRWRKACVRHFYWAVTSTQEHLGEVKLAKFHAFLSHVINKHSNLPNRLFNACAHGEIVTPRVWMTKVSEAYEKLCSALGKASLTRAVKKASSVEQTSYLEGYHSVVNQFCPKMLAFSYLGMLSRTILAALHFNYNLKRGSKTDNEGRPVLYVTYPKFKEGEATVREAKVSINYGKYQ from the exons ATGTTAACTATTGTATCTGAGTGCAGTAACTGCGGAGAAAGTTACACCTGGAAGAGCCAACCCGATCTAATGGGGAGGTTTCCTGCAGGAAATTTGTTGCTAAGCTTTGCTACCTTGTGTGCTGGAGCCTCAATAAGAAAGGTGCTTTTGGTGTTTCGGCATATGGGTATGTTGGTTTACCATGAGCCAGCATATTATTATCACCAAAGACATCTACTGGTACCTTCCATTGTAGCATTCtggaaaaaatatcaaaaccaATTATTGCAGAAGTTGAGAAACAAAGAGGTCGTGCTTGCTGGGGATGGCCGTCACGACAGCATGGGGCATTCAGCCAAGTACGGCACATACTCAATTTTCTGTTGCACTATTGGACTCATCATCCACATTGTCCTTGTGCAA gCTAACCAAGCAGGAAGCAGTTCGGGTATGGAGTTTCTGGCATTTCAAAAGgcttttattttccttctgGGCACTGAGATGATTATTAAATCATTCATATCTGACCGCCACACGTCAATTGCCAAGTGGATGAGGGAAGATTGTGTCGCCAAGTGCAATGATCTGGGAAAACCAGTTGTGCaacatttctttgacatttGGCATATAGCAAAAA aaatTCAGAAGGTTCTGACAAAGCTCAGCAAGGAGAAAGGATGTGAGATTATTGGAAGATGGAGGAAAGCTTGTGTACGTCACTTTTACTGGGCAGTCACATCAACACAAGAACATCTTGGAGAAGTAAAACTGGCAAAATTCCATGCATTTCTGTCACATGTCATCAACAAGCACAGTAATTTGCCTAACCGATTATTCAATGCTTGTGCCCATGGTGAAATTGTTACACCTCGTGTGTGGATGACAAAAG TATCAGAGGCATATGAGAAGCTTTGCTCTGCACTAGGAAAGGCAAGCCTCACAAGGGCTGTTAAAAAGGCATCTTCTGTGGAGCAGACCAGTTACCTTGAGGGCTACCATTCAGTGGTGAATCAATTTTGCCCAAAGATGCTTGCTTTCTCATATCTTGGAATGCTCAGCAG AACAATATTAGCAGCACTGCATTTTAACTATAACTTGAAGAGGGGAAGCAAGACTGACAATGAAGGACGACCTGTCTTATATGTGACATACCCCAAATTCAAAGAAGGAGAAGCTACTGTTAGGGAAGCCAAAGTCTCAATAAATTATggtaaatatcaataa